In Oncorhynchus kisutch isolate 150728-3 linkage group LG5, Okis_V2, whole genome shotgun sequence, a genomic segment contains:
- the LOC109890245 gene encoding EEF1A lysine methyltransferase 3 — protein sequence MAGYGEEEGFMLPVDDGLFADTFSDDSVYKFIGQELKISQVFSANLGVAAPVWDAAIHLCRYFEENSLNLKGKRIIELGAGTGIVGILAARLGADVTLTDLPLAVPQLQSNVSANMPSSGWPSVAPSVLPLSWGQDQHIFPMDWDLVLGADIVYLSETYPLLLDTLVHLCKDRAVVYLSSKMREEHGTPGFYGDTLPQRFHVKLEHRDPTQNINIYSATLRGKQ from the exons atggcaggatatggagaggaagagggattcATGTTGCCTGTAGACGACGGTTTATTTGCTGATACATTTTCTGATGATAGCGTGTACAAATTCATCGGTCAAGAGTTAAAGATCAGCCAGGTGTTCAGCGCCAACCTCGGCGTGGCAGCGCCAGTGTGGGACGCC GCGATTCATCTATGCCGCTATTTCGAGGAAAACTCGCTCAACCTGAAAGGAAAGCGCATCATTGAGTTGGGCGCAGGAACTGGCATTGTTGGCATTTTGGCAGCACGTTTGG GAGCGGATGTGACCTTGACAGACCTCCCCCTTGCTGTCCCTCAACTGCAAAGCAACGTCTCGGCCAACATGCCGTCCTCTGGCTGGCCTTCTGTTGCCCCCtccgtcctccccctctcctgggGCCAAGACCAGCACATCTTCCCCATGGACTGGGACCTGGTACTGGGTGCAGACATTGTGTACCTGTCTGAGACTTACCCCCTCCTGCTGGACACACTGGTTCACCTGTGCAAGGACAGGGCAGTAGTGTACCTCTCATCCAAGATGCGAGAAGAGCACGGAACACCTGGCTTCTATGGAGACACTCTGCCACAGAGGTTCCATGTAAAGCTGGAGCACCGCGACCCCACACAGAACATCAACATCTACAGCGCTACTCTGAGAGGGAAGCAGTGA